The nucleotide sequence TCTTATGATAGATGTGTCGCTATATGCTTTCCACTGAGATACAATGAGATTATTACAACCAAATCAATGCTAGTGATCACAACCATATTATGGATTATTGCAGGACTGGCCGATCTCTTACTTGTAGTTTTAATCAACAGACTGTCATTCTGCAAATCCATTGtaataaaaagctttttctGTGACCACGGACCCACGTTCCGTTTAGCATGCAATGACTACACTCCAAATATTGTGATGGGTGCAACTCAGCCTGCTCTGATTTTCTGGCTTCCATTGGTGTTCATAACAGGAACATACATTTGCATAGCCAGAGCGTTGTTGAAAATTGCAACAGCCTCAGAGCGACTTAAAGCCATGAAAACCTGCACCTCTCATTTGATCTTGGTGGCTGTGTATTATTTTCCTATATGTATCATCTATGGAGCAATCGGCTTCATTGTTCACCATAACATCAGGATTATCAACGCATCTCTGTCGATGGTCTTGCCGCCTATGCTTAATCCAGTCATTTACTCACTGAAGACAGAAGAATTCACAGAATCCATTAAAAAGCAGTACAGAAGAAAGAAGATACACTTAActgtatttaataaatgaatacattttttaatcacaaatgaTTGGCTGGAAAGTTTAACCATGTTCATTTAATCATGTTCACTGGCAAGTTTAACCATGTTCAATTAACTGTGAACTGTAAGAGCAATTGacaaatttaatcaaatgaaTGGGAATACAGTGATAGATagttaaagttgaattaacaaactggacattttactgtgtccaACTTTTCTGTAGATTGAAAATATGTCAAGTTTCAAACATATGTGACGTGTTTACAAATCAAAACATAGGTActcatccttactctgaactgtGTTGTATGGGCTGCATAAACCCTACCACCATCACTACCAGAGGGACATAGAAGTcaattgtaaactaaaaaaatgtttttataataaaaaaaaatcctcataaTCATTATCAACTACTGTATGCAATGAATACCTAATGCAATAAAAGAGCTACAAAATGTAagtctgaaatgttttgttggttttgtttgttaatactttttcttccctctgtGCTGAATCCCCAGTTTACCTATATGTTTATGTGCATAAGCATGGGAAAATTAAAGAAATCAAAAAGCTTCAATGGGCGAAATATGTATCCAGTGATCATGCTTTTACTCAAACTtccccaagttgtattttgtaaagacaAGCTCCAGCTCATAAGCTGGGAGCAGTTCAGCGCGATGGGTTATATCGGCACAGAGGTTTTGCTATATTGACCAAAGGAAAAATCCATCATGACATATTATGGGAACATACGAAAGAAAACTGAGAAAATCGCTAAAATGTCCATGACggaacacaaaatggagaaGTCGTAAAAGAAATACGAAGTgcaatatctttaaaaaaataatttattttgtcatcCAGCACatttctgcctctctttcttctcatacagtgccttcagaaagtattcagaccccttcactttttccacattttgttatgttacagccttattctaattgattaaatttttttttattctcatcaatcaacacacaataccccatataacaaagtgaaaacaggcttttagaaattttagcaaatttattaaaaataaaaaaactgaaatatcacatttactcaagtattcagacccttttcTATGTTTTCTATGACTAGtacatatttttacatcagcattagattGTTCAGGTCAgaatattctaatcacatatttgtgatcacACCCCTAAAAGCATTAATGATTGGctcaaaaaaagcacacacaatcaAGTGTTATCATTGCATCAtggttcattcattttaaacaattctTTACCAGTTCTTTTACCCTAATGAGTTGACACTACAGAGTATAAAAACTACAGCATAAGAACCTTGCTGTTCATACACATTCCACAATCAAGTCAAGAGATTTACATCTACTAATGCAACATACTGTTATGCATTAGTTTCCTGACTTTAGAAAAATATTCTTGTACatgatttttccatttactgATAACGTTTGTGGCCTGGACAGTTAGTCGACAATTTTTGGTAAGTATTAGCAGTACcttaatgtatttctttattcataTAAACTAATGTGATGCCATTCACCATCTAGCTTGATGTACATAGCAATAAAATCGCTTTGAATATGGATTGTAAAACAATTATAGTATgcattttttaagtaaaaaaagcATATTGAAGAATTTCAATTTTgagcaaaaacatttcattgaatattttgacatgataatgttcaatgttaaaaaATTTCCTTGTTAAAAATATGCTTTGCACTATAAATTGATAATAATTGTTTAACACATCTTTTAATAGAATCTGTTCTAtcaaaaagatatatttttcagGTGTAACTTTCTTTCATAAGAATACAAAACATTACAATCCATAAATATTGCCATTGAAGTTGTATGTATGGGAGACAAAATTTAACTGTGAAACTAGCTCTTGCTTTCAAAGATCAAAAAATGAGAATGTAATATTTGATATTATATTGTTCCAAACCTTTCCTATTTAAAATTCCTGAGCAACAAAcgtaaaatatcaaatatttctACATATATCCAATACATTGTTGATCATTTTTGTTGCATCGTTCTGATAGAAGCTACTACTGCAAGGCATATCTGAAAAAcaatttgtcttttatttaaatacaaaacattttagtcTATGCTGATGGTCATGGGTGAAAACTTTAATTGTAAATCTtgctttcaaagaaaaaagactgaatgagcatgtaatatttgtatgtgttttatgatgtcacagaagtgTTTGTTGAAAGTATTACAGAAGAAGAATTCACAGAATGTTCTTCTGTCAGTGATTAATGGGTTAAATTAACTCTTGAGATTCTGTCTTTCGACTGTTTTGTATGAGACACACTAGATAATAAATCTGAGCTTGAACAGAACAGTATATGTAACTATGCATttgacaaaacacacatttgttaACTTTATAGTGTTTGAGAATTTCATTTCTGCAGGTTAGCctattgttctttattttcaggTCCTAAGGGGCTGTTCTGTGAAAAGTGAGAGACAGCGAAGAGCAAACAAACCTGCAATGAGCTCCTTAAACTCAACCTCTTTAAACACCACTATTGTGCGTCCTGAGTTCTTTTTCATCAGTGGATTTTCCGATATTCCCCACACAAAATACTACtatgtgttcttgtgctttatttacattttgtctgaactAGGAAACACTTTTGTCATGTTTGTGATTTACGCTGATCACTGTCTTCACAGTCCGAAATACattgcagtgtttaatttggctgtgtctgacttgtgtgtgagcactgCACTTGTTCCTCCATTGATTGACACCTTCctgtttaaatcacagttaATCTCTTATGAGGCCTGCTTgactcatttgttttttgttttttggtttctcTTTATGCAGTCATTCACTCTCACTGTTATGTCTTATGATAGATGTGTTGCTATATGCTTTCCACTGAGATACAATGAGATTgtgacaaataaatcaatgttggTAATCACAACCATATTATGGATTATTGCAGGACTGGCCGATCTCATACTTATAGTTTTTATCAACAGACTGTCATTCTGCAAATCCATTGtaataaaaagctttttctGTGATCATGGACCCATGTTCCGTTTAGCATGCAATGACAACACTCCGAGTTTTGTGATGAGTTGGTCACATCCTGTTTCAATTTTTTGGCTTCCATTACTGTTTATAATTGGGACGTACATTTGTATAGCCCGTGCGTTATTGAAAATTGCATCAGCTTCAGAGCGACTTAAAGCCATGAAAACCTGCACCTCTCATTTGATCTTAGTGGGTGTGTATTATATTCCTATCTGTATCATCCATGGAGCAATAGGCTCCATCGTTAACCATAACATCAGGATTGTCAACACATCTCTGGCGATGGTCTTGCCACCAATGTTAAATCCAATCATTTACTCACTGAAGACAGAAGAATTCACAGAATCCATTAAAAAGCAGTACAGAAGAAAGAAGATACACATCACtgtaatgaataattaaataaatgtttaatgacAAATGACTGACTGGCATGTTTTAGTATGCTCATTTTTATCCAGGCCTATAGATCATCTtctgacatacaaacaattttgTATGTCTATCACCTATGCAATAACTAATCCATAATGCTTACAGtgtccattttaaatatgacaaacacttttattcatattaaattCATGGTAAGGAAAAAATTGGTCAATCCATGCCTATGTGTTCTTTTACCTCCAATTGAGCTAGATTTAATTGCCTTATTATTCAtaaatgtatatgcattattattgcaagttactcataacaaactcaatacaaaaaataaatgatatctcAACAAAAcgtgttttcaacgtacaaaaatggcagGTTATTATTCATACAAAGCACTATCTCTAAGTCATTAAATAAAACCGGCTAAATTTTGGCCTACTGTTAAAAGTGCTGACAATAGAAGAATGAGGCCAtcttacaacaaacaatatcaGCTATCTTAggtcacacaaattaaacaagtcCTATTCCAATTCATTGCCGCCCATGTTTGCTGAGTTATTTAATGCTGCTTGGCTCTGTTGTTTTTTCATCCTACCGTCTGAGGAGAaagtggtcattcaaactttgtgtcacgttaatgtgtcaaataacaaaaattgcctcatggaagaagacatcatttaaataaatgttttgaacaGCGGATCAAAAATGAAACcccagaaaggatatgtttaaACTGGGTTTACGGGTTaatttcccaaaatgcactAGTTCTTGTATACATCCTGTAAATGTAGAGGATGTTTAACCCTTAGAATATTCCTTTtctctaatgtttttttttcttctaaaaatTCTACtgtaaatcagtgttctagaactccattgctttcaattaccagcagtgattgttacaccagcattagaatgttcagttcagaacattctaattacatatttatgaCCTCACCCCCTAAAGGGTTCACAAAAGGCTTGCATTAAAAGTACACACAACCAACGGTTATCATTATCATTGcatcatcattcattcattttaaacaatccTTTGCCAGTTCTATTCCCCTTATGAGTTGACACTACAGAGTATAAAAACtacagcaaatgaaccttgttTATCGAACACATTCTATAATCAAGACGAGAGATGTACATCTACTAATGCAACATACTGTTATGCATTAGTTTCCTGACTATAGAAAAAGATTCTTATAcatgatttttccatttaatgcCAACATTTGTGTTCTGGACAGTTAGTCTACAATTATTGGTAAGTATTAGCAGtactttaatgtattttttattcatataatcTAATGTGATGCCATTCACCAGCTAGCTTGATGTGCATAGCAATAAAATCACTTTCAAAATGGACTCTAAACCTATTTTactatgcatttaaaaaatttaacaaaagaATATTGAAGAATTTTAATGAGGAGCAAAAACAAATTCCATTGAATGTTTTGATACGATATTGTTCCaaacttttcctttttaaaattccgAAAAGACAAACGTAAAATATCAGGAATTTTTATACATATCCTTTTCACTAT is from Anguilla anguilla isolate fAngAng1 chromosome 9, fAngAng1.pri, whole genome shotgun sequence and encodes:
- the LOC118236690 gene encoding olfactory receptor 51F2-like, yielding MSSLNSTSLNTTIVRPEFFFISGFSDIPHTKYYYVFLCFIYILSELGNTFVMFVIYADHCLHSPKYIAVFNLAVSDLCVSTALVPPLIDTFLFKSQLISYEACLTHLFFVFWFLFMQSFTLTVMSYDRCVAICFPLRYNEIVTNKSMLVITTILWIIAGLADLILIVFINRLSFCKSIVIKSFFCDHGPMFRLACNDNTPSFVMSWSHPVSIFWLPLLFIIGTYICIARALLKIASASERLKAMKTCTSHLILVGVYYIPICIIHGAIGSIVNHNIRIVNTSLAMVLPPMLNPIIYSLKTEEFTESIKKQYRRKKIHITVMNN
- the LOC118236680 gene encoding olfactory receptor 51A7-like isoform X2, with the translated sequence MIFPFMTIFVVWTVRLQLLVLRGCSVKSERQRRANKPAMSSLNSTFLNTTIVRPEFFFISGLSGITHSKYFYMFLCFVYTLSVLGNSFIMFVIYADHCLHSPKYIAVFNLAVSDLCVSTALVPPLIDTFLFKSQLISYEACLTNMFFVFWFLYMQSFTLTVMSYDRCVAICFPLRYNEIITTKSMLVITTILWIIAGLADLLLVVLINRLSFCKSIVIKSFFCDHGPTFRLACNDYTPNIVMGATQPALIFWLPLVFITGTYICIARALLKIATASERLKAMKTCTSHLILVAVYYFPICIIYGAIGFIVHHNIRIINASLSMVLPPMLNPVIYSLKTEEFTESIKKQYRRKKIHLTVFNK
- the LOC118236680 gene encoding olfactory receptor 1F12-like isoform X3 yields the protein MSSLNSTFLNTTIVRPEFFFISGLSGITHSKYFYMFLCFVYTLSVLGNSFIMFVIYADHCLHSPKYIAVFNLAVSDLCVSTALVPPLIDTFLFKSQLISYEACLTNMFFVFWFLYMQSFTLTVMSYDRCVAICFPLRYNEIITTKSMLVITTILWIIAGLADLLLVVLINRLSFCKSIVIKSFFCDHGPTFRLACNDYTPNIVMGATQPALIFWLPLVFITGTYICIARALLKIATASERLKAMKTCTSHLILVAVYYFPICIIYGAIGFIVHHNIRIINASLSMVLPPMLNPVIYSLKTEEFTESIKKQYRRKKIHLTVFNK